GCATTGAGGGCGTTCAGACTTACGAAGTTTTTGGAAACTTCGTAAGTCTGAATAACGCGGTGTGTTGAACCTGGGGTAGTCGAATAATCGGGCTACGGCAGAATCTTGAAAGGGGAAAGCAAATGCCGAAATATCTATTTCAAGGCTCCTACACGGAGCAGGGTCTGAAGGGTCTGCTGAAAGATGGCGGGTTGAAACGCCGGGAAGCCGTCGAGCAATTAGCCAAGGGGATGGGTGGGCGACTGGAGGGATTTTACTTTGCTTTTGGCAGCGACGACTTTTTCGTCATCGTAGATTTGCCAAACAACGTGAACGCGTCTGCCGTGGCGCTGGCGGTCAACGCGAGCGGAGCCGTGAAGGCGCGAACGACGGTCCTCATTTCACCGGAAGAGGTTGACCAAGCGACGAAGCAGACCGTCAACTACCGCCCGCCTGGACAATAGAGCTGCACGGTCAAGGTCAAGTAGTGAGAAGATGGTCTGAGCAGGATGTTATCAGGTTGGAGGGAAT
This portion of the Chloroflexota bacterium genome encodes:
- a CDS encoding GYD domain-containing protein, producing MPKYLFQGSYTEQGLKGLLKDGGLKRREAVEQLAKGMGGRLEGFYFAFGSDDFFVIVDLPNNVNASAVALAVNASGAVKARTTVLISPEEVDQATKQTVNYRPPGQ